The following DNA comes from Lynx canadensis isolate LIC74 chromosome C2, mLynCan4.pri.v2, whole genome shotgun sequence.
CACGGTGCCTGGAGTTTCCACACGCCGTGTCACCCCGGGGCTGGGCGGCCACGCGGTCCCCGCACACCGACGACCGTTCTGGGCCCACACGGTCTGCCTGTCACTTCAGTACGGTATTCGGTCAACTACTCGAGACGTCCACCCTCCTTGTAAAACAGGCTGTGGGCCAGGCGGCTGTGCCCGTCCACAGGCTAACGGAAGTGTTCTGAGCACGTGTAAGGCAGACCAGCTAAGTGTGATGTGCGTAAGTTACATGCAACAAATGCATTTTCGCCTTACGCTGTTTCCAATCTATGATGGGCTTTTGGATGTGACCCCCTGGTAAGTTGGGGAagatctgtgctggcagcgagGGGTGTGGTCTCTATGTGCCAGACCAAGTTAGAAATGCAAGAGGCGAACTAAGAACACGTATGATGCCATTTGtgtaagaaaggagagaaaaaaaagctgcATCTACGAGAATATAGATAACCATCCCAGGACACATGCCCTAGAACTTGCACCTGTTTAGGGCgtgtgggcagggggaggcagggcatCGGGTCTTCTCATCTGCTACTCTCCTGCCCTTGTGAATTCTGAACCCCTGAAGCTTTTACCTactttcaaaagcaaacaaatgaaatttaaacataaaaacacaaatgggAAAAGGAGATCTGTCTCTACACCTCCCTCCCAGAGGACATGAACTTGAGTTCCAGATGGTGACTTATTTAGATGAGACTCTGATTCTTCCCTGTCTACATACAGCCTTCACTCTGGGGGTGCACGGCATGCCCTGGAGGTCACCGGCAGTCATCAGAGCGCAGGCCCGCCTGTTCCCCAGACTGCCCTTCACCCCAGCTCTGCCCGCGAGGTGGCTCTGGGGCGGCTGGCAGCTGCGAGCTCATGCCTCTCCCGGGGCCTTCCACCAGGAACTGCTCTCAGACACAGATGCATGGCCAGGCTTTGGTCCTGGACTCCTCCGTCCTCTGCCCTGGGTTCTGAGCCCCTTCTCTGTCGCCCACCACCTGGCACACCAGCTGCCTCTTGCCCGTGAGCGAGCGGGTTCTGATCTGACCCGCCAGCTCTCCCTGTGGTCCTCTCTCTACCTTGTGGCTGAAACGTCTTCTCCAGTCTCTCTCGGACCATCGGTCACCGGCTCTTCTGGGATTTTCACTGCCCACCCTCCCTGTTTGACGCCTTCCTGCAGCGTCTGCGGGTCTGGGTGCCAACCCGACTGTAGGACTCAGGGGCGGCTGGGGGGCAGGTGCTGAGCCTGGACTGaacttcccaccccaccccgacGCCGCCGTGGATGTGAGCGTGGGGTCACGCCTGCGCCAAACCCTCAGAGCCCCTGAAGCAGCCTTTCACGCTCAAGGCGGGGTCTCCAACCTCCCCTGGTGCCCAGACACCGGAGCCTGcaacagcccctccccctcctgcaaGTTGTCTGTGACCCCGCAGGAGCTTTCTCTCCCCAAGCGCGCCCCCCATCATGAGCTGACCCCCTCTCTGAGCACTCACCAGGTAGGCCTGGAAGGCCCGGGCATCCGCGTCCACCAGCGCGGTCAGCTCAGCGGAGGCCGCGTGGAAGGGCGGGATCAGGCGCCGCATGGTGGCATCCAGGTGTTCAAACTGGCGCCGCCCATAGGTCATCAGGCCGGCCATGGAGGCCAGCGCGGCACCCTAGGCGAGGCATGAGCCACGCGTGAGACTCGGGACCCCAGGCCAGGCGCCCCGGGCCCTGTCCTCGTCCCTCGCCCCTTGCCTCGCACTCACCATGGCTGCACTGGCCGCTGCCACCGAGCCACCCCCCGGGGCCGCCGAGCGGGCGCCAACCTCACGGACGAAGGCACACAGAGACTTGCTCACCAGGCCTCTGCTCAGGCCACTGTTGGGGACCAGGTACCTGTGGGGAAGGGTCGGCTCAGCAAAgctcagaggaggggagggaagagctaggggcagggacaggggatGTGTCCTCCGTCACGCAGGGCcagggatgggggatggggctTTCGGGGACAGGGGAATGGAAGACAGGATCCAGGGTCACTACTGCCAGGCTGTGAGGGCAGGGCTGGCTCAGACCCTGATCCCTGaccccaggcccctcccaccccacccctcaccaacacaggggagggggcacagtCCCAGTTTGCAGAGTGGCCATGCCCACGCAGAAGCCCTCGTGAGGACACAGTGGGACCCTGTTGGGACCTCACTGTGTCCCCTCAACCAGCCTCCGGCCTCATGGCTGGCACGGGCACCCTGGCATTTGCCGATGGATGAGTGGCCAAGTGGAAGGCTCTGGAAGGACTGAGGCAGGTGTCTGCGGGGGTGAGGGCTGTGCTCACTCGATGATCCTCTCCTTGGGGTTGAAAGGGGATAGAGAGTCCAGGCCCAGCCGGTTCACCACCTGGAAAAAGGGCTGGTGATGAGGACCCACCTCAGCCCCCCACACATGAGGCAGGCTACTGAATAATGGGGTCCCACCTGAGTCCGCGATGGCACCCCTTGCTCCCATCTGCCTCTGTGGCGGGGGCCAGGCAGAGCTGGCTGCGTGCCCGCGTGCCAGGAGCTTGCTTACCACGGGCTCCTGGGAGAGCccccagcccagagcagggcccaCAGACCTCCTGACACACCCGCCCACACTTCTTATcccacagagaaactgaggctcagagagaggaagcCCCTCATTCTAAGCCACATGCGTCCCACAGAAAACGCCACACGTGAGCCCGTCACTGAAAGGGGCCAACAAAACTGTCCCTTTGGGAaagatttttaattctttgggtgTCACACACGGTGTCCTCACAACTTTTAAAGCCAGGAGCTTCCTGACTCACCTACAcataagacttgttttgtgaggaaaaatagattttacctgaattcaaaataaaattggaataatcTCCATTTAAGATCAGAATTCTTTTCaccaaaaaatattcaaaagactTTATGGTGTATATGCCAGTGGCACATCCCGGTGCGTTCTTGAGCCAATGAGGCTGACACTTTCTACATAACTtgctttttttatcttttttttttaatatgaaatttattgtcagattggtttccatacaacacccagtgctcatctcaacagatgccctcctcagtacccttcacccaccttccctccctcccaccccccatcaaccctcagtttgttctcagtttttaagggtctcttatgttttggctccctccctctctaaccttttttttttccttcccctcccccatggacttctgttaagtctctcaggatccacataagagtgaaaacatatggtatctgtctttctctgtatgacttatttcacttagcataacactctccagttccatccacgttgctacaaaaggccatatttctttctttctcattgccacatagtattccattgtgtatataaaccacaactttatccattcgtcagttgatggacatttaggctctttccataatttggctattgttgagagtgctgctataaacattggggtacaagtgcccctatgcatcagcactcctgtgtcctttggcaAAACTTTCCACAAAACTAGAAAGTGAGAAATGCTTGAGAGAAACAAGCTAGCAAAGGGCGGGGGGAGGTCTCCCCGAGGACATGGAAATGGGTAAGAGGGACTCGAGGGGCATCTGGAGGggtcagttggctgagcgtccaacttcggctcacgtcatgatctctcagcttgtgagttcaagccccacatcgggctctgtgctgtcagagtggagcctgctttggagcctccgtctccctctctctctgcccatcccccattagcaatagccaccccccccccttaaaataaataaacactaaaaaaagaaggagTGCCTCTTGGGAGCCCGCCAGACAGTCCTCAACAAGCAATAAGGCAAAGCTCTCCTGGCACACAAGACCTCAGAAAGacaaacagaactttaaaaaggaattcaCATGCCTGGCTAAGTGGGCAGAAAGTAAAGGAGCTCATTCGAGGCCAGAGATGACCAGAAAGGGAACCAGGCAGGCCTGCCGGCCCTGAAGCTGGGTGCCCCAGGGACATCTGAGAGCCTCTGGAAGCCGCTCATGAGCAAGGCAGGCGTCAAGTCCTGAGGAGTTGGGGGTCAGACTGGAGGCCCCTGAAAGGGGACATCTCCAGGGATGAGCGGGGGTTGGGGAGAAGTCCACTGAGGATGTCATCGGGATACTTTTCACACTCTGCCTTCCCTCTGGGGATGCAGGAAGATGCCTTCATGGGAATTCTAACCACAGGCCTCCCTGGTGGGGATGTGGGCGACGGTTCACAAAGAACTCTCTACATGTGGGGTCCCAAAGCTCCAAGCAAAAGACTGAATCTGGGGGGGCCCTGTGTGATCATGTCCCCAAGAACTTATGTAGGCAAATCCGGACTTTAACCCAGGTGTCCAAGAATTACCACAGATAAAGTTGCAAAGAACATGCACTCGTaatcaaaaatcacaaaacacacaaagcaaGTCACTGTGAGAAAGTTCGCTGATATGGCAATGTGCAAATCAGACCTTCAAAGACTGCAGATATTAGAGCTTtcagataaagaataaaaaataatgtgttaaaaGATACAGGAGAGCATCGAACACATTgataaggaataaataaatgtgggagAGGTGAAAgcattttcttacagaaaaaggGTAAATTAGAAAACCATTACTGGCTGCTAAAACCTATGGCTGGAATTTTAAGAGGAACAGGGTACTTACATATCCTTAAAGTACGTCCCACAGCGCGCTCACCACAAAAGGAAAAACGGAAACATTGCAGCGGATAACGGCACCTTGACCCCAGGACCCCAGGCCACAGGGAGATGATGGGCGCCTGACCCGGCACTCTGAGGACAGCACATCACATCTGCACTGCTCCCGCCGCCAGCATACAGCCACGGCAGTCATGAGACGTGGTACGAAACGGCTCCCTGTACTTTCAAAGTATGTCAAGGTCAATGAAGGGCAGGAGCACAAAGAATGGTTCAGGATTAAAGCCAATAAATGACTGTCATCCGGATTCCTCCATGGGTGGGAGCAGAAAGCACTGTAATAGGAATGACGGGGACATCGGTGTCGTGCGATGATGGTCTGCAGACTAGATACTACAATTGTATTAACGTTCAATTCctgattttcctcattttactgaGGTTGTGTCAGGGAACGTCCTTGTTCTTAAGAAATGAAACCTGAAAACATTCTAGGTAAATAGTCTTTAACCTACTCTCAGGCGGTCCAAAAAAACACAACACGACTATGTGTgaatacagagagagaataataaagcaaagaGGGCAGATGCGAAATACAGGTGAAGTTGGAGTATGTAAGGGAGGTCCTGTCCTTGTGTCGTTCCCACATCTTTCCTGTGAGCAGGGAATTATAGCgacataaaaatacacaaaatttgtAACAGACCTGGCCATAAACTGTATCAGTACCTTAGAGGCTAGGTTTCGAGAAAACCACAGTGAACACAAAGGGAAGAAGTAGAAATAAAgtcaagaaaagacagaaatatgcCACTGCAATGTGACCGGCATCCTgaaagtaaaagaacaaaataacagGATCAAAAGTATAACAGAGGAAAATATTCCTAAAACTAAGCAAGAATGGAATCTGTAAATCACAAGGAACATtaatccagagaagaaaatgatgtaGAATAATTGACCAAGACGTGTATGGCTTATTGAACtttgaggacagagaaggagTTCTGCAGGCATCACGGACAAAAACATGTCCCTGGAGATCGGGGAGATAACCAGGCAGTCTGAGACCTCCCCACGGGACATATAATTCCAGAAGATTGTAAAGATAGGTTTGCAATATTCTCAGGGAAAACAAGTGACTTGGGATTTTGGCTTTCCAACTGTCTTGCAAGAAAAAATTCACAGAAAGACATTGTCAAGCATGCCAGATCCCACAAGGAAAAGCACCATGAGTCTTGGTTTACAAAATCTGCTTGTGAGGGGTCAGGGACGGGGGGAAATCTCCTTGATTGTGAGATCCAGGcaacaaacaacaaacagatAAGTAAGAAGAGAGATGACCTCATCTATGAATAGAGCGAAGGTTAAATATCTGTGGCTATTTAATACATGTGGACAGTTACAGAAGGTACATGTTATAGATTTGACAATGTAAAAATAGCAACATAACAATTTAGAGCACAGATGACCAGTTGCACAAGTGCACTAATATTCTGTCTTTCTTCACCAAACAAACATCAACAAACACTGTCTAACATtgataaagagagaaaggattaagcatattatttaaacttaataatttaacaacctagaactaataaatgaattcaacaagGAAGCAGGGTACAAAGTCAACAAGAAAAGTCAGTtgatttctatacactaacaatgagcGATCTTCAAAAGAACTTgcaaaaaacaattccatttacaatagcatcaaaagaataaataagtaggAATTAATTAACTTAACCAAGGATGGTAAGGACTTGtacaaaaaaactacaaaacattgctaaaagatattaaagaaagcataaataaatggaaagcccCTGTTTCATGGATGGGAACACTTCCTATTGTTAAGATGCccatactccccaaagcaatgcACAGAATCAGTGCAGTCCTTATCAGAACTCTAATGGTGCTTTTTGCAGACACAAAAAACCCATCCTGGTTATGATGGCTGCATAACATTATGATGTACTTAATATCACCAACTGTATACTTAAAGATGGTAAGATGCCAATTGTACGTTACGAGTACTTtactacaaaagaaaaagttgaggggcgcctgggtggctcattcagttaagcgtctgattcttcatttcggctcaggtcatgatctcacagttcgtggttcaagTCTCGagtcggaccctgtgctgacagcgttagagcctgcttgagattctctctccctctctctcaaaatcaataaataacttaaaaaaaaagaaaagaaaaattgaaaaaagtttAACCACCAGAAGAACTCCCACTCCCACTAAAACTACTATAACTCaaaaaattcaggaaacagagaagaaagaaagagtgacTAGAAGCTAAGTAAGTTTTCTCACCTCCATAGAAGGCTGTCAGTGTAGTGATAGAACTGAcaaatcaaattatatatttgaaaatttggataacatttttaaacccgataaatcaaaaacagaaagtaTATAAGTTATAAAGGTTAATCACCAGAATACCTAAAAAATAGACTCTTCCataaaactggaagcaaccacaTCCAACACTCCCACATGCCTGAAAATGGGACAAGAGTCCAGACATATTTGCTGGATCAGGAAATGCAAAGGGATAAACTCAACTACGAAAAGACAAAGACTTTCAGAGTGTGTCAGAGCACTCGTGCTCATTGTGGAGAAATTCAAGTAAAGGTATCACTTGGGACAATGGCACCAGCTTCTAAATAACCTGGCGATGTTCGTGGGTGCATCCCGGAGTGCTGTGGGCACAGGGCTGACGCGGAAGCGAGGGCTCCCACCTTCGCCAGAGCGAGGCGCCCCCAGGACAGACACCAGAAGGCGTGGGGGGGAAGTGATGTGCATCCTCTCTGAGGAATTTTTACAAGACTGAATGTCTTCTCGGTCACAAAGAAAACTTCTGCAGTTTCTTTTCCCGAAATGATAACAGCATGATCTCATCTAAGCCCAGACACTAAAACAGCAGAAGAGGAGGGCGGGGCCCTGCCTCGCAGACAGGGCTCCAGGCCCGGTGCAGGTGCTTCCAGCACCCAGGCCTGCTCTGAGAGCATCAAGCTCGCTCCCATCCCCCACCAGCCCCTCGCTCGGGGAGCGCAGCCcacagcctgatgcggtgctcctCCTCCAGGATGAAGAGATTCTCCTTCTTGCAGTAGAAGGCAGCGGCATCCAGAAGGGCCTTCAGAGGCACCAAGCCCACCAGCTGTGAGCCCACCACCGGAAGGCTCAGCTCCTGCAGAGGTCCAGCAGGGTCAACGCTCAGAGGAGCCAGACTCGAGACGTCCCGGGGACCTGCCCCGCTCAGCTGGAGGGACGTCACCCCAGCCACCAGGGGACGCCACCCCGCTCACCTGGAGGGGCTCTCGTGGCCAGCAGGGGATGCCCGCTCTGCTCACCTGGAGAGACTTCACCCCGGCCAGCGGGAGGACACCTGACCCACTCACCTAGAGGGGCCCCCACGGCCAGCAGGGGACACGCGTCCTGCTCACCTGGGCCTCTCTGCAGGTCTCCTCATAGACCGTATGCAGTGCGGTGACCTCAAAGTCCAGGAGGTTTGTGGACACTTGGGCCAGGTTCTTCTCATCCAAGTACCAGCCAATGCCCTGAACCTTTTTCCAGGCGTCCTGCTACAAAGAAACGACTTTCCCAGCACAGGCCCCTGCCTGTCCTCCTCTGGAACCCTGTGCTGAAAACCACTTGTACCTGCACTCCCTGCTGGTTGGAGGGCTCCCTTCCTCCACTGATACCATGGCTTACAAACTGTGTAGTGTGGACTGGGTGTGAGGACTGTGGTGAGGACTGTGTGGGGAGGACTGTGACGCTGAGAACTGTGTGGTGAGAACTGTGTGGTGTGGAACCGTGTGGTGAGAACTGTGTGGTGTGGACCGTGTGGTGAGAACTGTGTGGTGAGGACTGTGTGGGGAGGACCGTATGGTGTGGACTTTGTGGTGTGGACCGTGTGGTGAGGACCGTGTGGTGAGGACTGTGTGGGGAGGACCGTATGGTGTGGACTGTGTGGTGAGGACCGTGTGGTGAGGACCGTGTGGTGTGGACCGTGTGGTGAGGACGCGTGTGGGGAGGACCGTGTGGGGAGGACCGTGTGGGGAGGACCGTGTGGGAGGACTGTGTGATGAGGACCGTGTGGTGTGGACTGTATGGGTGAGGACTGTGTGATGAGGACTGTGTGGTGAGAAACTGTGTGGTGTGGACTGTGTGGTGAGGACTATGTGGTGAGGACCGTGTGTGTGTACTGTGTGGTGTGGACTGTGTGGTTGGACCGTGTGGTGTGGACTGTGGTGAGGACCGTGTGGTGTGGACTGTGTGGTGAGAACTGTGTGGTGTGGACCGTGTGGTGAGAACTGTGTGTGTGGGACCGTGTGGTGAGAACTGTGTTTGAGGTCTCTACCACGTGCTGGGGACCTGCCTGGGGTCACCCCCACCCAACCCCTAACTCCTGTGTTTAGTCCCTTCCTGCcatcccaccctcaccccagagGACTGGCTCTCTGCTCCTCGCTTCTTGGGTGGCACCTAAGAAGGACCTTTGACCTCTGAATTcagcaggagaagaaagaaggatttGGGGTTTGCTGTGTGTGTTGTGCTTCCGTACTGCAGTCTGCGGGCTGGGAAGCTGGGCTCCTGGGGCCTCAGCTGTCTGGTGGGACCCAGGTCTCTGGAGGTTAGGGGCTGACAAGCAAGCAGGATGTCATCCTCCACCTCCTTCACCAagggtctctgtgtctgtgtgtccaacTCACACTTTCTGCTAGATCAAAGCTCAAACTAGGAGACAGTTGCTGTGGCAGACATTGAGGGTCAGGACACCTGGGACACCTGGAGGTATGCGGGGACACCTGAATTACCTGGCGCACCTGGGGGTAGCTGGGGCACCTGCAGGACCTGGGAGTACCTATGGATCTTGAAGGCATGTGGGGGTACCTGGGAGTACCTGGGACACCTAGAGgcctgtgggggcacctggggctcagaAGCGTCTCTTCTCCTACTAGAATGCTGCAATATTTTAACAATAGCTATACCCCTGACTGATCCCATGGAAATGTCTTTAAGGCAAGTGTTCCCAACTTCAAACACTGGAACCTCCGCCTGCCCCGTCCCACTTGTTGGGGACACCAAGGCTGGGCTCCCAGCAGGTCCATGCCACGGCACCACCCTACCCTGGCTCTCTCCCAGGAGCCCCCTCAGGATTCCCCGGGGACGGTGCTGGGCCTCTGTGGGGACAGCAGGCTGCTCACCTTGTCCTTCCCGCGCCCTTGCTCCGGAGGTTGAGGGCGATGCGGTGGGCCTGCTCCTTGGTGCTGAGCAGGTTGATGTTGAACGCAATGAGGAACTTCCGTGCCCCTGTGACAGTGGCTCCCAGCTGGGACGAAGGAGCTGGGACCGAAGTCAGGCACCAACTCGGCCTGCTTGAGCTGTGGGAAGACTCTGCCTAGGCTGGGGTGTCCCCCACGGGAGGGGCGCCCCGCCAGGGtcgaggaaggggaaggaggaggggaatcATCCCTGCCCACCCTGGAGAGGAGACACGCACCTTCTCAGGGAGGGCCTCATACTCCCCGGCCCGGATGGCTGGGAGGGTCCGACGACCGGCCGTCTGCGCCGCCTCCCATAGAGGGTACACTGTGAGGGAGACTGGCTGGTCAGGCTCCCAGCCAGGGGCAGCCCAGAACCCCCACTTCCAGAGGAGAAATGAGGTGGGCCGCTCCTGCCAGCCTCAGCCCGGAAGACCAACCTCCCTCGGTTCCCATCTCTTTGTGCCTCATGGGTGTGAGTGCTCACTGATGGACACTCGGTTTGGGCCAAGACCCTCCCTGCTGCTCCCACTGCACAgatgtccccccaaaaaaaccatcACAGAGATTATAAGAGAAGTAGATGTGCGGGATGGATGTTCAcgtttctttctaaaatgtattttcattgtaCCATAAGTATGACCACAAAGTAAGAAtcataaggaaaggaaaacaaaagtcacCAAAACTCCCAAGATCCACACCACAACTGTGACAGCACGGAGCGCACTGGCCCATATCTGCATGGGGTTGGATTTGGGGCCCTGCGCTCCCGCGTCCATCTGCCCATTGGACACGGTCTGCAGACCTGTGCTGGGCCTGCACTCTGTTTCCGACTCATCTACACTTGTTCTAGgttaatttcttgttttgttttgtttttcctctagagTTCTATTTCTATTCTTGTATTCAGAATAACCGTATCCATTACCTCCTGTGTTTACTTCAACTGCACTATACTTGGATGTAGGTGTACCTGGAAAAGTCAGAGTACATCAAGCGACAAGAGTTTTGAAAATTACAATTAATGTTTCAGAAGAAATCCAGCCAGGTTTGCATGTTCTTCATCTTTacattaaaaggaggaaaaaagccgggattcttgggtggctcagtcagttgagcgtctgacttcagctcaggtcatgctctcactgtttgtgagtttcatccctgcgtcaggcttgtgcactgacagcgtggagcctgcttgggattctttcttcctctctctctgcccctcccctgcttgctgtctctctctctctctctctctctctctctctctctctctctctgtctctctctcaaaataaatacataataaacttaaaaaagatggaaaaaagccATCCTAGCCATGcttcacaattttaaattttaatgtttatttatttttgagagagagacacagagagagcacaagcaggtgaggagcacagagagggagacacagaatccgaaccaggctccaggctctgtgctgacagcgcagagcccgatacagggctggaacccatgaactgtgagatcatgacctgagctgatgttggatgctcaacccactgagccacccaggcgccccagccatgcTTCACATTTAATCAGATTCTTCTATATCAATGCATAAAAGGTTTGGAACAAGTCGTTCTTGACGAGAAATAGttcatattagaaaaaattagaataagagCTAACGTTCGATTTTCTAGGTTCAGAATGTCTGAGAAAGCATTTTCAACTACAAaagtttatttaacaaaaaagttCAATATGAAAATGCGCGATCTGATTTTTACATTGTAGGAAAACAGGTGCCATAGAGAGGGGGTGTGTGGAAGCCGCTGGTTTCTTCCCTTGAGCACACCCACTGTTTATGCTCGTTCCAAGGCTCCTAACACGATGACATGACTTTCTGGAATTACCGCCATTCTAATGTCGTTCTGTCGCCCACTAGTTGCCATCACCACACATTCATCTATCACAAGATTCATGAAGGGATCAACCCCCCCACAGTTTCCTTGGGAGTGTCTGCCACCGtttaatttcaatataatttCTTGTCCATAAATTTTTCCAGCCCGGTGGGGGGAGCTTTGCTCATGGCATCTACTTGGTGAGCTCAGACATGCCACTCAAAGACTTGGGTGAGTTCCCCAAAGTGAGACAATTCTATTAGCAAGCCCGGACTGGACTTCACAAACAGCTAAGCAGTGTCCGCTGCCGGGCAGCACGTGAGGGCCACTGGCTCCCTGACCCCGGGTGCACTTGGTCATGGTTTCTATTTGTGTTTATCTCATTATGGAAGAAGCAGGACATTTCCCTGTAGGTcagtttgcagatttttttttgtgttaAACTGCATTTTTAAGGAGCTAAGAACAGAGAACCATGAGGGTACTGAAGTTCAGTGAGGGACCAGCAGGGGGAACCCCAGACATGGGCACTCACCCGGCACACCCAGTTCCTCCGCCAGTCGCTGGCCAAAGGCCTGGGCACAGAGCACACACTCATCCATGGTGACGCCCTCACCGGGATGAAGGGGCACACATCCAGGGCTCCCATCCGAGGGTGCTCCCCTGCAGAGAGACGGGGGCTGAGGAAGGGGAGGCCAGGGGTGGGTGGCTCCTGGACCCCGCACTTTCTGCCCCCAACCTGCCCTCCATCCACACACCCAGCTTGTCACGCTGCCCCACAGGGAAGCAGCATCTTTGTGTAAACCCCTCCCTCTCCTAAAAGCCACAAAGGTCACTGCCCGGGGCTGCCAGGCTGAGCATTCAGAGTCCTGCCTGGCTGGTCTTGCCGCCcagccctccctgccaccccccggCCCTGGGCAGCTAGCAGAGCGTCCTTTTTCAAAACCAGAACCCCCCACTGTGGTCAGACAAGCTATGGTCAGCAGCCCCCCAAGATGATGAGCCCCCTCACACCGCCacgttcccccacccccctcagggAGCTCCTGGCTTTGAGATAAGCTTTCTAACTTTACCAGTGGGATCAACCTGTGGATTCCTTCAAGTGGGGCCTCACCTCCCCCCACTGTGAGTGGCCAGAGACCCTGCCCTTTTGACCAGCTCCCTGTGTCCACCAACCTTTGACCCTGCCTGCCACAGTAAATGTGTTTGCTTTTGCAGGCTGTTGACAGGGCCGGTTTCCGAGTctttgcctccctgccccccaaggCCCCTAGGCCTGAACAGAATGCCACAGTCTCACCGCCACTCATGCACAGGGAACCCCCAAAACATGGTGGAGGTGCCACGGACCTTTGCCCGGCACAACACATTCTGTGTCCCAGGGGTCCCCCAAGGGTAAGCTCACAGGCCATTAGGCCCCTATGCCCTGAGCCAAACCCTGTGGGTGAGGACAGACAGCCTGGTGCTCTGGCCCCTCACCTTTGTGCTGGCTCATGTCGATGAGCCGGAAGGCAGCCCGCGCAGCAT
Coding sequences within:
- the FTCD gene encoding formimidoyltransferase-cyclodeaminase; amino-acid sequence: MDECVLCAQAFGQRLAEELGVPVYPLWEAAQTAGRRTLPAIRAGEYEALPEKLKQAELVPDFGPSSFVPAGSHCHRGTEVPHCVQHQPAQHQGAGPPHRPQPPEQGRGKDKQDAWKKVQGIGWYLDEKNLAQVSTNLLDFEVTALHTVYEETCREAQELSLPVVGSQLVGLVPLKALLDAAAFYCKKENLFILEEEHRIRLVVNRLGLDSLSPFNPKERIIEYLVPNSGLSRGLVSKSLCAFVREVGARSAAPGGGSVAAASAAMGAALASMAGLMTYGRRQFEHLDATMRRLIPPFHAASAELTALVDADARAFQAYLEATKLPKDTPEDGDRRAAALQEGLRQAVAVPLALAEKVASLWPALQELAQCGNLACRSDLQVAAKALETGVFGAYFNVLINLKDVTDSAFKEQTRQHISSLLQEAKTQAALVLDRLEARQE